ctgctggcgcccgtcgcacagtcgcgacagcaacataattacgcgcgagcgatagggatgggtagcttggggtcattggacgggattctacgtgctcacggaccaggctttagaccagggtttcccaattttattttgccaaggaaccctaattgattatacttttcctagcggaacccccgtactactccgcccgcacgccctgcccctcccttgtgcgtaaacaagtcggtgcgagcgaacaacgtcggtcacgaaacgtgggataatattttttacggaacccttggggcctttccacggaaccccagggttccgcggaccaccattcgggaaccgctgcttgagacgacgaacgaaaatcacaaattcgtatcgcggtgtcgctttgacagctagataaaacgaaaacaaaacgtAACTGCATCTTTGTGTAAAAgctgaaagaaagaagaaagttaCTTTTCCTCAAACTCGAGTCAAACGCCTTCACTAACATTTGCtgtgttttagtgaaaaaacaaggtgttcggacttttattggaaagtattaaatccgttgtttcgtctttgtttgcgcatttgcgcgtgaactttaccgaccgcgataccgaatttgcacctcagctggaatgaaaaacggagCGCAACTGGAGAAGAAGCACCAAtgaattggagacgttaaaaattagcgcaatcgAGGCCCTGGGCAGTATGATTCTTCGGATTCTCTCAAGTAGTCCATATGTATGAAGTCCCATCCCACTTGtcccattttgtaactcgtctcACTTGACTTGAAatttgaaaatggcacaaatcaagttgGCCTCCAcatgtattgccaacatcaaaaaagaagaagaagaagtatcttTGGTTCCAACTGACACTGTTGACATGTGACACAATGtgacataaattaaaaaaattgtctGTGATTAATCACTCACACGGACGAAAAATTCTGATTGGAAAGTTGAGCgagaaattaaatattaattagttgTTATTTGAAAATGAGTGAAATAGATGCACATAGTAAATTGCCAGAAGCAAATGAAGCCAATGGTAATGTAAATCGTGACAAGACACGACATGGTTGGGTGAAATTTGACGAGGAAACGGGGCAAACAAGCAATCCCCTAGGAGGTGAAACACAAGTTGATGTAGAAGAAACCGATGTCGCAGCTACCACTTCCACTAAATGTGCTACCCAACCTCCAGCAGTCTTGACCACAGAGACTGTGCACGTAAACTTAGAACGTGGAGACAGAAACACGGAAACTGCAACGCAGGGTACTTTGTCGAAAAACGTAGAGTTCGTTAACATACGTCATGGTTTTAgtaagtattaaattattttcatcgtgatatacctacttatcacaaatttacaaaaaatactctaaGACAAATACTATTACATTGTCTTTTGTTGATTGATGGTTTTCATATCATTATAGCCAATGGTGACATAATAGTAACACTTTTACCTGTTAACTCAAAATGGCCCTGGATAACTGCTGCCCATTTCCGTCCTGAGTTGGTACCTGAAGAATTGATGGCTCAAGGGCTCactgtaagttttatttttctttacctAATATAATCCTGTGTTTGGTTGATGTAAGTATTATAAGCATATCTTTTATTTCAGCTAACCGTAGAAGAATATGTCCATGCTATGGAGTTACTAGTGAATGATGCCCGTTTTACCCTATACAATATATGCTACAAGCGAGTCCTTATGTGTTGGATCAGCCTTGCATTTCTTGTACTCTTAGCTCTATTGTTCTCAGGTCTAACAGGTTTAACTTTATTTTCCCTTGGAGTATTATGGTTAATACTTAATGCAGCTGCCATATTTTTATGTATGTGGATCAAGTTACGACTTTCAAAGGGCCTAGAACAATGTTTATCAAGTGTTAATAAGTTGCTCAACAAACACAAACTTATTCTTACTTTGGATGATAGAGGTAAAATATCATGTCACAAAGTTAATCTTTGCTTTATATATTTTGATTCTGGGCCTTGTATTGCTCATATACAGCAATTTATTGAGAGTGAAGAGGGTAAGACTATAATGCAAGGCTGGGAGCAAAGGCTTGATGTTTCTGCTAATGATATAGTTATACAAGGAAGTCAATCCACAAGGCTATCAAGAAGACAGGTATGTATTCACACAAAATTTAATTTACCTTTTTATAGGTTTCTTTGTTAAGTTTCAccaaaacttacttattaagttATTGATGATACACAAAAGTTTTctcattcattattttattttaataatttagtcttaaGTAGGCATTATTGAATTAAATCTGTCGGTATACTAGGACTCCATTGAAATAGAACTGCCGCTTAACTCAGTAAAAAtgatagaaaataatatgtttGCCATATCCTTTACATTCTCATGCTAATATCTACTGACACAAATAATGTACATTTTCATAAAACCTAACCATTGGAACACTAATCTATTGACACAATATAAATATGTCATGGTTTTCTTGGGAATTAAATTCATCACaatcattattatcataataccACATTATACTTACCTTAAACCGATGCTTGACACACAACTGGCATGAGTCAGGGAGTCATGAGAGTGTCATAATGTTTTGATATTGTCAGACGCAATGTGCTGACGTTCAAATAGTATGGAATAGCTGTAATTTTGCCAGTTGTGTGCCAGAAGTGTTAAACTAGGTGACTGGATTTGTTTGTATGCATGATTTTATGTGTAATTCCACTTCTGTGACTgggaataaaaaaattaacacaaaaACGTTAGGTACTTtggcaaaaataaaattcaccTTTAAgtgtttaagtaaataaatacagggtgtttggcagaaggttagacaaacttcgtgggtgtataggtaaggttattttaagaatacgagttcgcccatttgaccctaagtaagctacttttttttaattgatatttttgtttttattaaatttttctgTTGACTTGAAAActgtttcaattttttttctcgcgtgttttcaaccgctttttttatttgatattaatatcgaatatatctttaatcaaataaaataaatttaaggtCCAGATGATGATTggattatttttgtattattattccattttcttccctaaactttgaatttttg
This genomic interval from Ostrinia nubilalis chromosome 3, ilOstNubi1.1, whole genome shotgun sequence contains the following:
- the LOC135087889 gene encoding uncharacterized protein LOC135087889 isoform X1; this translates as MSEIDAHSKLPEANEANGNVNRDKTRHGWVKFDEETGQTSNPLGGETQVDVEETDVAATTSTKCATQPPAVLTTETVHVNLERGDRNTETATQGTLSKNVEFVNIRHGFTNGDIIVTLLPVNSKWPWITAAHFRPELVPEELMAQGLTLTVEEYVHAMELLVNDARFTLYNICYKRVLMCWISLAFLVLLALLFSGLTGLTLFSLGVLWLILNAAAIFLCMWIKLRLSKGLEQCLSSVNKLLNKHKLILTLDDRGKISCHKVNLCFIYFDSGPCIAHIQQFIESEEGKTIMQGWEQRLDVSANDIVIQGSQSTRLSRRQGMAEQVYLRYLQRWGKDYLRRRLDWTLDEEGGNPAAPRHLTQALCPCQYIEEILRNKEPKDTRACCPLCNDWLRRRGLD
- the LOC135087889 gene encoding uncharacterized protein LOC135087889 isoform X2, producing MSEIDAHSKLPEANEANGNVNRDKTRHGWVKFDEETGQTSNPLGGETQVDVEETDVAATTSTKCATQPPAVLTTETVHVNLERGDRNTETATQGTLSKNVEFVNIRHGFTNGDIIVTLLPVNSKWPWITAAHFRPELVPEELMAQGLTLTVEEYVHAMELLVNDARFTLYNICYKRVLMCWISLAFLVLLALLFSGLTGLTLFSLGVLWLILNAAAIFLCMWIKLRLSKGLEQCLSSVNKLLNKHKLILTLDDRGKISCHKVNLCFIYFDSGPCIAHIQQFIESEEGKTIMQGWEQRLDVSANDIVIQGSQSTRLSRRQERGELLYFRYIGRWGAYAVKNRLNLSSTVPGRHGEKYVCPCQFIEEHLQTKPPAGIAKFFSLPNQSIQLY